From Pan troglodytes isolate AG18354 chromosome 9, NHGRI_mPanTro3-v2.0_pri, whole genome shotgun sequence, the proteins below share one genomic window:
- the ARFIP2 gene encoding arfaptin-2 isoform X2 → MTDGILGKAATMEIPIHGNGEARQLPEDDGLEQDLQQVMVSGPNLNETSIVSGGYGGSGDGLIPTGSGRHPSHSTTPSGPGDEVARGIAGEKFDIVKKWGINTYKCTKQLLSERFGRGSRTVDLELELQIELLRETKRKYESVLQLGRALTAHLYSLLQTQHALGDAFADLSQKSPELQEEFGYNAETQKLLCKNGETLLGAVNFFVSSINTLVTKTMEDTLMTVKQYEAARLEYDAYRTDLEELSLGPRDAGTRGRLESAQATFQAHRDKYEKLRGDVAIKLKFLEENKIKVMHKQLLLFHNAVSAYFAGNQKQLEQTLQQFNIKLRPPGAEKPSWLEEQ, encoded by the exons ATGACGGACGGGATCCTAGGGAAGGCAGCCACAATGGAGATCCCTATCCACGGGAACGGCGAAGCCAGGCAGCTTCCTGAAGATGATGGGCTGGAGCAG GACCTCCAGCAGGTGATGGTGTCAGGACCCAACCTCAATGAAACCAGCATTGTGTCTGGTGGCTATGGGGGCTCTGGTGATGGACTCATCCCCACAG GGTCTGGCCGCCATCCATCTCACAGCACCACTCCTTCTGGCCCTGGAGATGAGGTGGCTCGGGGCATTGCTGGAGAAAAGTTTGACATCGTCAAGAAATGGGGCATCAACACCTATAAG TGCACAAAGCAACTGTTATCAGAACGATTTGGTCGAGGCTCACGGACTGTGGACCTGGAGCTAGAGCTGCAGATTGAGTTGCTGCGTGAGACGAAGCGCAAGTATGAGAGTGTCCTGCAGCTGGGCCGGGCACTGACAGCCCATCTCTACAGCCTGCTGCAGACCCAGCATGCACTGGGTGATGCCTTTGCTGACCTCAGCCAGAAGTCCCCAGAGCTTCAG GAGGAATTTGGCTACAATGCAGAGACACAGAAACTACTATGCAAGAATGGGGAAACGCTGCTAGGAGCCGTGAACTTCTTTGTCTCTAGCATCAACACATTGGTCACCAAGACCATGGAAGACACGCTCATGACTGTGAAACAGTATGAGGCTGCCAG GCTGGAATATGATGCCTACCGAACAGACTTAGAGGAGCTGAGTCTAGGCCCCCGGGATGCAGGGACACGTGGTCGACTTGAGAGTGCCCAGGCCACTTTCCAGGCCCATCGGGACAAGTATGAGAAGCTGCGGGGAGATGTGGCCATCAAGCTCAAGTTCCTGGAAGAAAACAAG ATCAAGGTGATGCACAAGCAGCTGCTGCTCTTCCACAATGCCGTGTCCGCCTACTTTGCTGGGAACCAGAAACAGCTGGAGCAGACCCTGCAGCAGTTCAACATCAAGCTGCGGCCTCCAGGAGCTGAGAAACCCTCCTGGCTAGAGGAGCAGTGA
- the ARFIP2 gene encoding arfaptin-2 isoform X1, producing MKPALCLVAMGALVMDSSPQEAICISGFGSHHARSEFLLVSRSIQLSLASPSGKSISCAGREVWVGPQRCLVYLREAGVRELDPLGSGRHPSHSTTPSGPGDEVARGIAGEKFDIVKKWGINTYKCTKQLLSERFGRGSRTVDLELELQIELLRETKRKYESVLQLGRALTAHLYSLLQTQHALGDAFADLSQKSPELQEEFGYNAETQKLLCKNGETLLGAVNFFVSSINTLVTKTMEDTLMTVKQYEAARLEYDAYRTDLEELSLGPRDAGTRGRLESAQATFQAHRDKYEKLRGDVAIKLKFLEENKIKVMHKQLLLFHNAVSAYFAGNQKQLEQTLQQFNIKLRPPGAEKPSWLEEQ from the exons ATGAAACCAGCATTGTGTCTGGTGGCTATGGGGGCTCTGGTGATGGACTCATCCCCACAG GAGGCCATATGTATATCAGGATTTGGTTCTCACCATGCAAGGTCCGAGTTCCTCCTAGTAAGCAGGAGCATCCAGTTGTCTCTAGCGTCTCCTTCAGGGAAGTCAATTTCATGTGCTGGAAGAGAAGTATGGGTGGGACCACAGAGGTGTCTGGTGTATCTGAGAGAGGCTGGTGTCAGAGAACTTGATCCTTTAGGGTCTGGCCGCCATCCATCTCACAGCACCACTCCTTCTGGCCCTGGAGATGAGGTGGCTCGGGGCATTGCTGGAGAAAAGTTTGACATCGTCAAGAAATGGGGCATCAACACCTATAAG TGCACAAAGCAACTGTTATCAGAACGATTTGGTCGAGGCTCACGGACTGTGGACCTGGAGCTAGAGCTGCAGATTGAGTTGCTGCGTGAGACGAAGCGCAAGTATGAGAGTGTCCTGCAGCTGGGCCGGGCACTGACAGCCCATCTCTACAGCCTGCTGCAGACCCAGCATGCACTGGGTGATGCCTTTGCTGACCTCAGCCAGAAGTCCCCAGAGCTTCAG GAGGAATTTGGCTACAATGCAGAGACACAGAAACTACTATGCAAGAATGGGGAAACGCTGCTAGGAGCCGTGAACTTCTTTGTCTCTAGCATCAACACATTGGTCACCAAGACCATGGAAGACACGCTCATGACTGTGAAACAGTATGAGGCTGCCAG GCTGGAATATGATGCCTACCGAACAGACTTAGAGGAGCTGAGTCTAGGCCCCCGGGATGCAGGGACACGTGGTCGACTTGAGAGTGCCCAGGCCACTTTCCAGGCCCATCGGGACAAGTATGAGAAGCTGCGGGGAGATGTGGCCATCAAGCTCAAGTTCCTGGAAGAAAACAAG ATCAAGGTGATGCACAAGCAGCTGCTGCTCTTCCACAATGCCGTGTCCGCCTACTTTGCTGGGAACCAGAAACAGCTGGAGCAGACCCTGCAGCAGTTCAACATCAAGCTGCGGCCTCCAGGAGCTGAGAAACCCTCCTGGCTAGAGGAGCAGTGA
- the TIMM10B gene encoding mitochondrial import inner membrane translocase subunit Tim10 B isoform X1: MEQQQQQQQQLRNLRDFLLVYNRMTELCFQRCVPSLHHRALDAEEEACLHNCAGKLIHSNHRLMAAYVQLMPALVQRRIADYEAASAVPGVAAEQPGVSPSGS; the protein is encoded by the exons atggagcagcagcagcagcagcaacagcaactgAGAAAC CTGCGTGACTTCCTGTTGGTCTACAATCGGATGACAGAACTCTGCTTCCAGCGCTGTGTGCCCAGCTTGCACCACCGAGCTCTGGACGCTGAGGAG GAGGCCTGTCTGCACAACTGTGCTGGGAAGCTGATCCATTCCAACCACCGCCTCATGGCCGCTTACGTGCAGCTCATGCCTGCCCTGGTACAGCGCCGCATCGCAGACTACGAGGCTGCCTCGGCTGTGCCAGGCGTTGCTGCTGAACAGCCTGGGGTCTCTCCATCAGGCAGCTAG
- the TIMM10B gene encoding mitochondrial import inner membrane translocase subunit Tim10 B (The RefSeq protein has 1 substitution compared to this genomic sequence), translated as MEQQQQQQQQLRNLRDFLLVYNRMTELCFQRCVPSLHHRALDAEEEACLHSCAGKLIHSNHRLMAAYVQLMPALVQRRIADYEAASAVPGVAAEQPGVSPSGS; from the exons atggagcagcagcagcagcagcaacagcaactgAGAAAC CTGCGTGACTTCCTGTTGGTCTACAATCGGATGACAGAACTCTGCTTCCAGCGCTGTGTGCCCAGCTTGCACCACCGAGCTCTGGACGCTGAGGAG GAGGCCTGTCTGCACAACTGTGCTGGGAAGCTGATCCATTCCAACCACCGCCTCATGGCCGCTTACGTGCAGCTCATGCCTGCCCTGGTACAGCGCCGCATCGCAGACTACGAGGCTGCCTCGGCTGTGCCAGGCGTTGCTGCTGAACAGCCTGGGGTCTCTCCATCAGGCAGCTAG